In Spirosoma aureum, a single genomic region encodes these proteins:
- a CDS encoding glycoside hydrolase family 43 protein has protein sequence MVKKALFIVALITVNLIPVFSQNRTPIFRQDVPLDSIRLSDPFILADKNTATYYMTGTGGMLWKSKDLKKWTGPVIIAKTDPESWMGKSPMIWAAELHHYKDKYYYFATFTNREVKIDTVAGNVIERRASHVLVSDKAEGPYVPMKDPVYLPADKPTLDGTFWVDKDGKPYMVYCYEWLQNLNGTIEKIELKPDLSGSIGEGKLLFRASDSPWSREKSNDKIGPNKVTDGPYLFRTGTGRLGMIWTSWIYDVYTQGVAYSESGTLDGPWMQEKEPITPPNYGHGMLFSTLDGKWLMSLHSHKSSNGRNVRVPHLFEVDFSGDKLVVGKPYIP, from the coding sequence ATGGTTAAAAAGGCGTTATTCATAGTCGCATTGATTACCGTTAATCTGATCCCGGTTTTCTCGCAAAACCGAACGCCAATATTTAGGCAGGATGTACCCCTGGATTCTATTCGCCTGAGCGACCCGTTTATTCTGGCTGATAAAAACACCGCAACGTACTACATGACCGGCACCGGGGGCATGTTGTGGAAAAGCAAAGACTTGAAAAAATGGACAGGCCCTGTCATTATAGCGAAGACCGACCCGGAATCCTGGATGGGAAAGAGCCCGATGATCTGGGCGGCAGAATTGCACCACTACAAAGATAAATACTACTATTTTGCCACCTTCACCAACCGGGAGGTGAAAATTGATACGGTTGCCGGGAATGTCATCGAACGCCGTGCCTCACATGTTTTAGTGAGCGATAAAGCCGAGGGGCCCTATGTCCCCATGAAAGACCCGGTCTACCTGCCCGCTGACAAACCTACCTTAGATGGCACATTTTGGGTGGATAAAGATGGTAAGCCTTATATGGTTTATTGTTATGAATGGCTGCAAAACCTGAATGGAACCATTGAAAAAATAGAACTGAAGCCCGATTTGAGCGGTTCGATCGGCGAGGGAAAATTGCTTTTTCGGGCAAGCGATAGCCCCTGGAGCCGCGAAAAATCGAATGATAAGATTGGCCCAAACAAAGTAACGGATGGTCCTTATTTATTCCGAACAGGAACCGGAAGGCTGGGCATGATCTGGACCAGCTGGATATACGATGTGTATACCCAAGGTGTTGCCTATTCGGAAAGTGGTACGCTGGATGGACCCTGGATGCAGGAGAAAGAGCCTATAACCCCGCCTAATTACGGTCACGGTATGCTGTTTTCTACGCTGGATGGCAAGTGGTTGATGTCACTTCATAGTCATAAATCCAGCAACGGCCGTAATGTCCGGGTTCCTCATTTATTTGAAGTAGACTTTTCGGGCGATAAGTTGGTTGTCGGTAAGCCCTATATTCCTTAA
- a CDS encoding glycoside hydrolase family 97 protein produces MPNLISYSLLAGILLARSVFGQTPVNLPSETHLHSPDGKLEVVFAQKETSPGKPNSARRQLMYRVNFQKKPVILESGLGIQIDNHIFEQAMAQKVSSTVGSAGAGWCDNLSIKNVINTQRDTTWKPVYGERSLIRDQYNQIEILLQKDDNPNYRLSIFIRAYNEGIAIRYFFPEHPQGLYHRVMAENTEFTLPADTKAWFTGWAQGPYSLRPLRDWPDMAERPLTLQLPDKLYVSLAEADLTDYALTKYKLLPDKPNTLVTALYESADLMSDVGTPWRVIMVAEHPGQLLENNDILLNLNPPTILRNTDWIKPGKVMREVTLTDEGANACIDFAAAHHLQYILFDWKWYGPAFSFNSDATKVVAKMDLQKIIEYGRQKGVGVILYVNLQALYKQMDEIFPLYKKWGIKGVKFGFVQVGSHRWTTWLTEAKRKAMENGLMVNIHDEYRPTGTSRTYPNVMTQEGIRGNEEFPDATHNTVLPFTRYLAGAGDYTVCYYDKRLKNTHAHQLAMNVISYSPLQSVFWYDKPAQYGGEPEIEFFEKVPTVWDETKVIHDAIGEYVTIARRSNNDWFVGTISNNDGRSLKLPLDFLPKGKTYTAHIYSDDPTVQTKTQVRVSVKKVKAGQSLDMTLLPKGGQAVWLTPDL; encoded by the coding sequence ATGCCCAATTTGATTTCTTATTCCCTGCTTGCCGGGATTTTACTGGCCCGATCCGTTTTTGGCCAGACACCGGTGAATCTTCCATCGGAAACGCATCTTCATTCGCCGGATGGTAAGCTGGAGGTCGTGTTCGCGCAGAAGGAAACCAGCCCCGGCAAACCGAACTCGGCCCGACGGCAGCTGATGTATCGGGTCAATTTTCAGAAGAAGCCCGTTATTCTCGAATCGGGGCTGGGTATTCAGATCGACAACCATATTTTCGAGCAGGCTATGGCTCAGAAAGTGTCCAGCACGGTTGGATCGGCGGGTGCTGGCTGGTGCGACAACCTGTCCATAAAAAACGTCATCAATACGCAACGCGACACGACCTGGAAACCTGTTTATGGCGAACGCAGCCTGATTCGTGACCAGTACAATCAGATCGAAATTCTGCTTCAGAAAGATGATAACCCGAACTATCGCCTGAGCATCTTTATCCGGGCCTACAACGAAGGCATCGCCATCCGATATTTTTTCCCGGAGCACCCACAAGGGCTATACCATCGGGTAATGGCCGAAAATACAGAATTCACGCTCCCTGCCGATACAAAAGCCTGGTTTACGGGCTGGGCGCAGGGTCCGTATTCATTACGACCCCTACGCGACTGGCCGGATATGGCCGAGCGCCCATTGACGCTCCAGTTGCCCGATAAGTTGTACGTTAGTCTGGCTGAAGCGGACCTGACCGATTATGCACTGACAAAGTATAAGTTGCTGCCTGACAAACCGAATACGCTGGTGACTGCACTGTATGAAAGTGCCGATTTGATGTCGGATGTAGGAACACCCTGGCGTGTCATCATGGTAGCCGAACACCCCGGTCAACTCCTCGAAAATAATGACATTCTGCTGAATCTGAATCCGCCGACAATTCTCCGGAACACCGACTGGATAAAGCCGGGAAAGGTCATGCGCGAGGTGACACTTACCGATGAAGGGGCCAATGCCTGCATCGATTTTGCCGCGGCTCACCACCTTCAATACATTCTGTTCGACTGGAAATGGTACGGCCCGGCTTTCAGCTTTAATTCTGATGCGACAAAAGTGGTGGCCAAAATGGACCTTCAGAAAATTATTGAGTATGGGAGGCAAAAAGGAGTTGGGGTAATCCTGTACGTCAACCTGCAGGCGTTGTACAAACAGATGGACGAGATCTTTCCACTCTATAAAAAGTGGGGCATAAAAGGTGTAAAGTTTGGGTTTGTGCAGGTCGGATCACACCGCTGGACAACCTGGCTTACTGAAGCGAAACGCAAGGCAATGGAAAACGGCCTGATGGTAAATATTCACGATGAATACCGCCCGACCGGAACCAGCCGAACCTATCCGAACGTGATGACGCAGGAAGGTATTCGTGGTAATGAAGAGTTTCCGGATGCTACGCACAATACCGTTTTGCCCTTCACCCGATATCTGGCCGGAGCTGGCGATTATACAGTCTGCTATTACGATAAACGGCTGAAAAATACTCATGCTCATCAGTTAGCCATGAATGTCATTTCATATAGCCCGCTGCAATCCGTTTTCTGGTACGACAAACCCGCTCAATACGGTGGTGAACCCGAAATAGAGTTCTTCGAGAAAGTCCCGACTGTTTGGGATGAAACGAAAGTGATTCACGATGCTATTGGTGAATACGTAACGATTGCCCGGCGAAGCAATAACGACTGGTTTGTGGGCACGATCAGCAATAACGATGGTCGCAGCCTGAAATTGCCGCTCGATTTTCTACCCAAAGGCAAGACATACACCGCCCATATTTATTCGGACGACCCGACTGTTCAAACCAAAACTCAGGTGCGTGTATCGGTCAAAAAAGTAAAAGCCGGGCAATCACTGGATATGACGTTGCTCCCGAAAGGCGGTCAGGCGGTTTGGCTGACACCAGATCTCTAA
- a CDS encoding glycoside hydrolase family 88 protein, protein MRYIPVYCVILLISSQALAQKSSLDVGNQLDYCVSQLKKALPQQTDYTKEPRRIPAGQKNWNTVSVTDWTSGFWPGTLWYSYEYTKDPTLKAKAEAFTESLALVLDKPVLDHDLGFQFYCSYGNGYRLTQNQAYKETLLRAADSLATLFNPNVGTILSWPRPVPNMEWPQHNTIMDNMINLELLFWASKNGGSKKLYDIAVSHAMTTMKNHFRPDWTSYHVVVYDRETGRKIKGVTHQGYSDASMWARGQAWAIYGFTMSYRESGKKEFLETAQKTADVFIKNLPADHIPYWDFNAIDISNAPRDASAAAVVSSALLELSTLTKDKSLQTKYRTEAEAMLTSLSSASYQSHEVNNAFLLHSTGHKPNNSEVDVSINYADYYYIEALLRLKRLQEGKRL, encoded by the coding sequence ATGCGATACATACCAGTTTATTGCGTTATACTGCTGATTTCAAGTCAGGCTCTGGCCCAGAAATCAAGCCTGGATGTCGGCAATCAGCTTGATTACTGTGTTTCTCAGTTAAAAAAAGCGCTGCCTCAACAGACCGATTATACAAAAGAACCCCGTCGGATACCAGCCGGACAGAAAAACTGGAATACGGTTTCGGTAACCGACTGGACGAGCGGTTTCTGGCCGGGTACGCTTTGGTACAGTTACGAATACACCAAAGATCCGACTCTCAAAGCAAAAGCAGAAGCCTTTACCGAATCGCTGGCTTTGGTGCTCGACAAACCCGTTCTCGATCATGATCTGGGTTTTCAGTTCTATTGCAGCTACGGCAACGGTTACCGCCTGACCCAAAATCAGGCCTACAAGGAAACGCTGCTCCGGGCGGCCGATTCGCTGGCTACGCTCTTTAATCCAAACGTCGGCACGATTTTGTCGTGGCCACGACCTGTGCCTAATATGGAGTGGCCGCAGCATAACACGATCATGGACAACATGATCAATCTCGAACTGTTGTTCTGGGCGTCGAAAAATGGTGGCAGCAAAAAGCTGTATGACATCGCCGTCAGTCATGCCATGACGACTATGAAAAACCATTTCCGGCCCGACTGGACCTCCTATCATGTGGTAGTATATGACCGGGAAACCGGACGGAAAATCAAAGGCGTAACGCATCAGGGCTATTCTGATGCGTCAATGTGGGCGCGGGGGCAGGCCTGGGCCATTTATGGGTTTACAATGTCGTATCGTGAATCAGGTAAAAAAGAGTTTCTCGAAACGGCTCAGAAAACGGCCGATGTGTTCATCAAAAACCTGCCCGCCGATCATATTCCGTACTGGGATTTCAACGCTATTGATATTTCGAATGCGCCCAGGGATGCCTCGGCTGCGGCAGTGGTTTCGTCGGCGCTTCTCGAACTTTCCACCTTAACGAAGGATAAATCCCTCCAAACCAAATACCGAACCGAAGCCGAGGCTATGCTAACGTCTCTGTCGTCGGCCTCTTACCAGAGTCATGAGGTAAACAACGCCTTTCTTTTGCATTCAACGGGTCATAAACCCAACAACTCCGAGGTCGATGTGTCGATCAATTATGCTGATTACTACTACATTGAAGCTTTGTTGAGACTGAAGCGATTACAGGAAGGTAAACGGCTGTAG
- a CDS encoding Hsp70 family protein: protein MTTISCGIDFGTSNTSVAIDNNGEISLVPVEQGSVTIPSAIFFQSIDNKPFFGRTAVNLFFDRKPGRFMRSLKRVLGTSLMKHGTIVNGSSMNFATIITSFLRHVKAKADAVAGQEIEHVVMGRPVHFVDNDPMADAQAQAELKAIAERIGFKYIDFQFEPIAAAFAHEAKLNGEKLAIVADLGGGTSDFTVIRLSNKAIHKPDRSSDILANTGIRVGGNDFDKELSLAAIMPELGYRSRYGDKQLEVPLKPFHDLAEWSKVNFLYTPKVIMQTRQFLHQSHDKKRYRRLLKVLEDETGHTLLAAAEGAKIALSSQNEHRAAFDFIEDDFFITIKRALFEAAIQDEVEKIAASATQCLREAGVRNEDIDLVILTGGSTEVHSIQAEFKRLFPKAEIADENKLSSVGLGLAYDSQHKFGKSPKQTLIAP from the coding sequence ATGACAACGATTTCCTGCGGAATAGATTTTGGCACATCAAATACGAGTGTAGCCATCGATAATAATGGCGAAATTAGCCTCGTACCGGTTGAGCAAGGGTCGGTAACCATTCCCAGCGCTATTTTCTTCCAGAGCATCGATAACAAGCCCTTCTTCGGAAGAACGGCCGTTAATCTGTTCTTCGATCGGAAACCCGGACGTTTTATGCGAAGTCTGAAGCGGGTTCTGGGTACTTCCCTGATGAAACATGGAACCATTGTTAACGGCTCTTCCATGAATTTTGCCACCATCATCACCTCTTTTTTAAGGCATGTTAAAGCGAAAGCGGATGCCGTTGCCGGTCAGGAAATCGAACATGTGGTTATGGGACGCCCTGTTCATTTTGTTGACAATGACCCGATGGCTGATGCTCAGGCACAGGCCGAACTGAAGGCGATTGCTGAGCGAATCGGGTTTAAATACATTGATTTTCAGTTCGAACCCATTGCCGCGGCCTTTGCGCACGAAGCAAAGCTAAACGGCGAAAAACTGGCGATTGTCGCTGATCTGGGTGGAGGTACATCCGATTTTACGGTGATCAGGCTGTCGAATAAGGCGATTCACAAACCGGATCGATCATCCGATATTCTGGCTAATACGGGGATTCGGGTTGGAGGTAATGATTTTGATAAAGAGTTAAGTCTGGCGGCCATTATGCCCGAACTGGGTTACCGCAGCCGATACGGTGATAAACAGCTGGAAGTTCCGTTAAAACCATTTCATGATCTGGCCGAATGGAGTAAAGTTAATTTTCTATATACGCCCAAAGTTATCATGCAAACCCGGCAGTTTCTGCATCAGTCGCATGATAAAAAGCGGTATAGACGGCTACTAAAGGTTCTTGAAGACGAAACCGGTCATACACTTCTGGCCGCTGCCGAGGGGGCAAAAATTGCGCTGTCGTCTCAGAATGAGCACCGGGCCGCGTTTGATTTTATCGAGGACGATTTTTTCATAACGATCAAACGCGCCCTCTTTGAAGCAGCGATTCAGGATGAAGTAGAGAAGATAGCGGCCTCAGCTACCCAGTGCCTCCGGGAGGCCGGCGTCAGAAACGAAGACATTGACCTGGTTATTCTTACTGGCGGCTCTACTGAAGTTCACTCCATACAGGCCGAATTCAAGCGACTCTTTCCAAAGGCGGAAATCGCTGATGAAAACAAGCTCTCCAGCGTTGGTCTTGGTTTGGCTTACGATAGCCAGCATAAATTTGGTAAAAGCCCTAAACAGACGTTGATTGCCCCGTAG
- a CDS encoding DUF5703 domain-containing protein, translating to MKITLLVLILAISGIPCSVSQAQTLSSYNVIWTSQCRNSSESMPCGGGDIGLNVWVENGELLFYMAQSGVFDENNASLKAGRVRVRLSPNPLDGKSFRQELSLQDGHVKIHGTNGALSADLRVWVDVFRPVIHVDIQSSKATKVEATYETWRTKDRVSKGEANKANTWKHMFSGEVTTFRDTINFQSDAVQFYHQNRATTVFDMTVKQQGLEGLKEQLYNPMKDLIFGGTMLGQNMHPAGKTAGKYIDTDFEGWKLASVSPERSHTITVYLHTDTVKSVAEWQRGVRQFIVDATKTEKTALPKTLDWWKQFWNRSAIFIQPDRPDTASATWQIGRNYQLFRYMLGCNALGKWPTKFNGGLFTYDPVFTNKNDTLSPDFRNWGGGTHTAQNQRLVYFPMLKSGDFDLMKPQFDFYLRLLKTAELRTKHYWGHEGASFTEQIENFGLPNPAEYGYKRPAEYDQGMEYNRWLEYLWDTSLEFCLMMLDEERYTGNDISSYIPFIESCLTFFDQHYQYLARKRGASALDEKKQLVIYPGSAAETYKMAYNPSSTVAGLTTVLTRLLDLPDTYLNDQKRKTWTEMLRRIPPISFREFDGHVTISPAKLWERINNTESPQLYPVFPWGTYGLGKPGLDTAINTYKYDPDVVKQISHVGWRQHSIFAARLGLTDEAARLTTLKLGNSGRRFPAFWGPGFDWTPDHNWGGAGMIGLQEMLMQTDGKVIRLLPAWPRNWDVTFKLHAPYKTTVEGRFVNGKVEKLTVTPAKRAKDVILPDFK from the coding sequence ATGAAAATAACCCTCCTGGTTCTGATTCTCGCCATTTCTGGAATACCGTGCAGTGTTTCACAAGCCCAGACCTTGTCATCTTATAATGTTATCTGGACCAGTCAATGCCGCAACTCATCAGAATCGATGCCTTGCGGAGGGGGCGACATTGGCCTGAATGTTTGGGTTGAGAACGGTGAACTCCTTTTTTATATGGCTCAAAGTGGTGTATTCGACGAAAATAATGCGTCACTCAAAGCAGGCCGTGTGCGGGTAAGATTGTCGCCTAACCCATTAGATGGGAAGTCGTTTCGGCAGGAATTGTCGCTTCAGGACGGGCATGTGAAAATTCACGGAACCAATGGTGCATTAAGCGCCGATTTGCGCGTTTGGGTTGATGTATTTCGGCCGGTTATCCACGTTGATATTCAGAGCAGTAAAGCAACAAAAGTTGAGGCTACATATGAAACCTGGCGAACGAAAGATCGAGTCAGTAAAGGGGAAGCGAACAAGGCAAATACCTGGAAGCATATGTTTTCTGGTGAGGTAACCACCTTTCGGGATACGATTAATTTTCAGTCAGATGCCGTGCAGTTTTACCACCAGAATCGGGCAACGACCGTGTTCGATATGACAGTAAAACAACAGGGTCTGGAAGGTCTTAAAGAGCAATTGTACAACCCGATGAAGGATCTGATTTTCGGCGGAACAATGCTCGGGCAGAACATGCACCCCGCCGGAAAAACGGCTGGAAAATACATCGATACTGATTTTGAAGGCTGGAAGCTGGCCAGTGTATCACCCGAGCGGTCGCATACAATTACGGTTTACCTGCACACCGACACGGTGAAGAGCGTAGCGGAATGGCAGAGGGGAGTGCGCCAGTTCATAGTCGATGCGACAAAGACAGAGAAGACGGCATTGCCAAAAACACTCGACTGGTGGAAGCAATTCTGGAACCGAAGCGCTATTTTTATTCAGCCCGACCGACCCGATACGGCATCGGCGACATGGCAGATTGGCCGTAATTACCAGTTGTTTCGCTACATGCTTGGTTGCAATGCACTGGGAAAATGGCCGACGAAATTCAACGGCGGGTTGTTTACCTATGACCCTGTTTTTACGAACAAAAACGATACGTTGTCGCCTGATTTCAGAAACTGGGGTGGTGGAACCCACACGGCACAAAATCAGCGGCTAGTCTATTTCCCGATGCTGAAGAGCGGTGATTTTGACCTGATGAAGCCCCAGTTCGATTTCTACCTGCGACTTCTAAAAACGGCCGAGCTGCGCACAAAGCACTACTGGGGGCACGAAGGCGCAAGTTTTACCGAACAGATTGAGAATTTCGGGTTGCCAAACCCTGCTGAATATGGGTACAAACGCCCTGCCGAATATGACCAGGGCATGGAATACAATCGCTGGCTGGAATACCTCTGGGATACATCGCTGGAATTTTGCCTGATGATGTTGGACGAAGAGCGATACACCGGGAACGATATTTCGTCCTATATCCCGTTTATTGAAAGCTGCCTGACTTTTTTCGATCAGCATTATCAGTATCTGGCGCGGAAGCGGGGAGCCAGCGCACTGGATGAAAAAAAGCAACTTGTTATCTATCCGGGTTCGGCGGCTGAGACATATAAAATGGCCTATAATCCGTCGTCAACTGTAGCGGGGCTGACAACCGTTTTGACGCGACTGCTTGACTTGCCGGACACTTATCTGAACGACCAGAAACGCAAAACCTGGACCGAGATGCTCAGGCGAATTCCGCCGATCAGTTTTCGGGAGTTCGATGGGCATGTGACTATTTCTCCCGCAAAGCTCTGGGAACGAATCAATAATACAGAGAGTCCGCAACTGTATCCGGTTTTCCCATGGGGTACGTATGGGCTTGGTAAACCCGGCCTCGATACGGCCATCAATACCTACAAATATGACCCGGATGTTGTCAAACAGATCAGCCATGTTGGCTGGCGGCAGCATAGCATTTTTGCCGCCCGGCTTGGCCTGACTGATGAAGCCGCCCGCCTGACTACGTTAAAGCTAGGAAATTCCGGTCGGCGCTTCCCGGCTTTCTGGGGACCTGGCTTCGACTGGACGCCCGACCATAACTGGGGTGGGGCAGGCATGATCGGTCTTCAGGAAATGCTGATGCAGACGGATGGCAAGGTGATCCGGCTGCTTCCGGCCTGGCCCAGAAACTGGGACGTAACGTTTAAGCTTCATGCACCTTACAAGACCACAGTAGAAGGCCGATTTGTCAACGGGAAAGTCGAAAAACTGACTGTAACACCTGCCAAACGAGCAAAGGATGTGATCTTGCCGGACTTTAAGTAA
- a CDS encoding DUF1593 domain-containing protein, with product MHKTGLLVLLGFLIALSPAVGQSTSGKPRTIVTTDGEVDDVDTFIRMLLYSNEFDIVGLVYSSSQWHYKGDGKGTRFTSEMPNTAKRYGERTELRWPGTTWMEDYIDKYAKVYPTLIKHAKGYPTPEHLLSLIRVGNIDFEGEMSRDTKGSELIKKILLDTDPSPVYLQIWGGTNTVARALKSIEDQYRNTPSWPTIAKKVSDKAIIYAVLDQDATYQKYVAPNWPHIKVLYNSDQFWSFAYLWPRVVPSELQPYLGGKWFFEHIKSGHGPLLSSYYLWGDGQKLPGDPEHTHGDMEEAKKYNRSQYDFISEGDSPAYFYLIDVGLRSMEAISYGGWGGRMVQSKTNPYRWEDGKQVTDYDPYTKKNETAYPQTRWIPALQNDFAARADWCVKPYKEANHPPTVKLNHARNLTVKPGQLITLSGSGTDPDNDKVNYRWWQYEEAGTYAGQISIKHADQPKASITIPKDAEAGKTIHLILEVSDQGTPSLTRYQRVIATVAN from the coding sequence ATGCATAAAACGGGTTTATTGGTGCTGCTGGGTTTCCTGATAGCGCTCTCTCCTGCCGTGGGTCAGTCAACATCGGGCAAACCACGTACCATTGTCACCACCGATGGCGAAGTGGACGATGTCGATACGTTCATTCGGATGCTCCTGTACAGCAATGAGTTTGACATTGTGGGATTGGTGTACAGCAGTTCACAGTGGCATTACAAAGGGGATGGCAAAGGCACCCGGTTCACGTCTGAGATGCCCAATACGGCAAAACGCTATGGCGAACGAACGGAACTCCGCTGGCCCGGAACAACCTGGATGGAGGACTATATTGACAAATATGCCAAGGTGTATCCGACTCTGATCAAACATGCAAAAGGTTATCCCACTCCCGAGCATCTGCTGAGCCTGATTCGAGTTGGCAATATTGATTTTGAAGGGGAAATGAGCCGCGATACCAAAGGCTCTGAGCTCATCAAGAAAATTCTGCTCGATACTGATCCCAGCCCCGTTTACCTCCAAATATGGGGAGGGACAAACACCGTTGCCCGAGCCCTGAAATCCATCGAAGATCAATACAGGAATACTCCCAGCTGGCCCACGATTGCCAAAAAGGTATCCGATAAAGCCATCATTTACGCGGTACTTGATCAGGATGCGACCTACCAGAAATATGTCGCTCCCAACTGGCCGCACATCAAAGTATTATACAACTCCGATCAGTTCTGGAGCTTTGCCTACTTATGGCCTAGGGTTGTTCCTTCTGAACTACAACCCTATCTGGGAGGCAAATGGTTTTTTGAGCACATCAAGTCAGGGCATGGCCCACTCCTGTCTTCGTATTACCTGTGGGGTGACGGCCAGAAGCTCCCCGGCGACCCGGAGCATACACATGGGGATATGGAAGAGGCTAAAAAATACAACCGGAGTCAGTATGATTTCATTTCGGAGGGTGATTCCCCGGCTTATTTCTACCTGATCGATGTGGGTCTACGGAGTATGGAAGCTATTTCCTACGGCGGATGGGGTGGGCGGATGGTGCAATCAAAAACGAATCCCTATCGCTGGGAAGATGGCAAACAGGTGACCGATTATGACCCGTACACAAAGAAAAACGAAACGGCCTATCCCCAAACCCGCTGGATTCCCGCGCTTCAGAACGATTTTGCCGCCCGTGCCGACTGGTGCGTTAAACCCTATAAAGAAGCCAACCACCCGCCTACGGTCAAGCTCAATCATGCCCGCAATTTAACCGTAAAACCCGGTCAGCTCATAACACTTAGCGGTTCAGGAACCGATCCAGACAACGACAAGGTCAACTACCGGTGGTGGCAGTACGAAGAAGCAGGCACCTACGCTGGCCAAATTTCGATTAAACACGCCGATCAGCCAAAAGCATCCATTACCATCCCAAAGGATGCTGAAGCCGGAAAAACGATTCACCTGATTCTGGAAGTCAGCGATCAGGGAACGCCCTCGCTGACCCGTTACCAACGTGTTATTGCTACGGTGGCCAATTAA